The genome window AGTAGCTAGAGATGTAGCGTCATATATACGCTGGAACGCCATGGCCATGGTGGTCAAGGCAAATCGAAAAGATACAGGCCTCGGAGGTCACATAGCCAGTTTTGCCTCCAGTGCAGCTCTCTATGAAGTTGGATTTGACTTTTTCTTCAAAGGACCTAACGCACCAGGAAGAGAAGACCTTATATTCTTCCAGGGACACTCCTCTCCAGGTCTTTATGCCAGAGCCTTCGTTGAAGGACGCCTGAGCGAAGAACAGTTGGATCACTTTAGAGAAGAAACCGGTGGAAAAGGACTTTCATCCTATCCCCACCCCTGGCTGATGCCCGATTTCTGGCAATTTCCCACAGTCTCCATGGGTCTGGGTCCCATTCAGGCCATTTATCAGGCGCGGTTTATGAAATATATGGAAGCCAGAAGTCTGGCAGATCCGGAAGATCGGAAAGTATGGGCCTTCCTTGGAGATGGAGAGACTGACGAGCCCGAATCACAGGGGGCCATCAGCCTGGCAGCCCGTGAAAAACTGGACAACCTCATCTTTGTCATTAACTGTAACCTGCAGAGACTGGATGGACCGGTTCGGGGTAATGGCAAGATCATCCAGGAACTGGAAGGAAACTTCCGGGGCGCCGGATGGAATGTCATAAAAGTCATATGGGGAACCGAATGGGATGCCCTGCTGAGCAAAGATAAATCGGGGCTTCTCATAAAACGCATGAATGAATGTGTCGACGGAGAATACCAGGCATTCAAGGCACACGATGGAGCCTATATACGAGAGCATTTCTTCGGAAAATACCCAGAGACCCTTGAACTGGTCAAGGATATGACAGACGAAGAAATCTTCAAACTGAGCCGAGGGGGACACGACCCCAGAAAAATATACGCAGCCTATGCTTCGGCGGTCAAACACAAGGGTCAGCCCACGGTGATTCTGGCTAAAACAGTCAAGGGATTTGGAATGGGAGGAGCAGGGGAAGCAGCCAATACCTCCCACTCCCAGAAAAAGATGGACCTTGAATCATTGAAAGTCTTTCGGGACAGATTCAAGATTCCCCTCAAAGATGAGGAACTCTATGATCTGCCTTATCTGAAACCCGATGAAGACAGTAAGGAGATGAAGTATATCCGACAGACCAGGGAAGGCCTTGGCGGTTATTTACCCTCCAGAAACCAGACAGCAACAGCTCTAAAGTCAATCCCACTAGACAATTTTGCGGCCATCTTGAAAGGATCGGGAGACAAGGAAATGTCCACAACCATGGCTTTTGTCCGCCTCCTAAGCACCCTGGCCAGGGATAAAGAGATTGGAAAACAGATAGTCCCCATTGTTCCTGATGAAGCGAGGACCTTCGGTATGGAGGGTATGTTCCGCCAGTTAGGCATCTATGCACCTTACGGACAGCTCTATGAACCACAGGATTCAGACTCTGTGATGTGGTACAAGGAAGATAAAAAAGGACAGATACTGGAAGAAGGCATCAACGAAGCCGGGGCATTTTCCTCCTGGCTGGCCGCCGGTACAGCCTACTCCCATTATGGCATCAATATGGTTCCCTTCTATATATTCTATTCCATGTTTGGATTTCAAAGGATCGGAGATTTGGCCTGGATGGCAGGAGATATCAGAGCCAAAGGATTCTTACTGGGGGCAACCTCGGGACGGACCACCCTCAATGGTGAGGGACTGCAGCACCAGGATGGCCACAGCCATATTATGGCGGGAACAATACCAAGTTGTATGTCCTATGACCCATCCTTCTCATATGAACTAGCCGTGATCATCCAGGATGGAATGAAAAGGATGTATCAGGACGGTGAAAGTATTTTCTACTACATATCACTGATGAATGAGAACTATGTTCAGCCTGCCCTTCCAGAAGGAAGTGAAGAGGGCATACGCAAAGGGATGTACCTTTTTAAGAAAGCAGAAGGGAATTCCAAAAAAGTTCAACTCATGGGATCAGGCAGCATCTTCCAGGAAGTTATGGCTGCCGCCAAAATCCTCAAAGAGGAATGGAAAATCGATTCTGACATTTGGAGTATTCCCGGCATCAACCAACTTCACAGGGAAGGGGCAGATTGTGAACGTTACAATATGAATCATCCTGAAAAGAAGGCAAAGATTCCCTATGTAACAAAAGTCTTGAAAGGCCATGACGGACCTGTTGTCATAAGTACAGACTATATCCGGGCCTACCCCGAACAGATCCGGCGGCTCATACCCAACCAGACCATAATTCTGGGTACAGACGGATATGGCCGAAGTGATTCCAGAGAACAGCTGAGACGCTTTTTTGAAGTAGACAGATACTACATTGTACTGAATGCCCTGAAGGGGCTGGTCGATCAGGGAGACCTGAAAGCAGAAGTACTGAGCCAGGCCATTAAAAAATATGACCTGGATGCAAACAAACCCAACCCGATGTCGGTTTAAGGAAGAACAATGGCAGACTTAAGAGAAATTAAGATTCCCGACCTGGGATCGGATGATCCGGTTCCAGTAGCGGAAGTATTCATGACAATTGGCCAGGAGGTTGAAGCCGAAGAGCCCCTGCTGGCAATGGAAAGCGATAAGGCGGTAATGGAGATTCCCTCTCCCTTTGCCGGTGTTATCAAAGAGATAAAAGTCAAGGAAGGGGACATGCTGAAAACCGGCGATGTCATTGCCATGGCAGAGACCGCAGGAGAAGAAACACCTGCACCGCCCAGCGAAAAGCCCGAAGCTCCAGCCACGCCGGAACCCCAGAAGCCCTCTGTCCCGGAACCGCCCAAAGCACCGGTTCAACCAGAGAAATCTCACGAAACACCACCGGTTGCCGCCGTTGAAGCACCCCTTGGAAAGGTTCCTCATGCTTCTCCATCTATCCGCCGATTTGCCAGAGAACTAGGAGTCAGCCTGGCTTCTGTTCAAGGTAGCGCCCCCAAAGGCCGGGTGACCAAAGAAGATATCCAAAACTACGTGAAAAACCTGATTAAAACAGGTGGATCTGGAACAGGGACAGGACTCCCTTCTGCCGCATATGTTGATCCCTCCAAGTTTGGTTCGGTAAGAGAAGAAGAACTC of Oceanispirochaeta crateris contains these proteins:
- the aceE gene encoding pyruvate dehydrogenase (acetyl-transferring), homodimeric type, which encodes MSEYLDNDPEETREWLEALEGVIGVEGTEKAHYLIQNLIDQARKRGIKVPYRATTPYINTLTPEESEKMPGNTLVARDVASYIRWNAMAMVVKANRKDTGLGGHIASFASSAALYEVGFDFFFKGPNAPGREDLIFFQGHSSPGLYARAFVEGRLSEEQLDHFREETGGKGLSSYPHPWLMPDFWQFPTVSMGLGPIQAIYQARFMKYMEARSLADPEDRKVWAFLGDGETDEPESQGAISLAAREKLDNLIFVINCNLQRLDGPVRGNGKIIQELEGNFRGAGWNVIKVIWGTEWDALLSKDKSGLLIKRMNECVDGEYQAFKAHDGAYIREHFFGKYPETLELVKDMTDEEIFKLSRGGHDPRKIYAAYASAVKHKGQPTVILAKTVKGFGMGGAGEAANTSHSQKKMDLESLKVFRDRFKIPLKDEELYDLPYLKPDEDSKEMKYIRQTREGLGGYLPSRNQTATALKSIPLDNFAAILKGSGDKEMSTTMAFVRLLSTLARDKEIGKQIVPIVPDEARTFGMEGMFRQLGIYAPYGQLYEPQDSDSVMWYKEDKKGQILEEGINEAGAFSSWLAAGTAYSHYGINMVPFYIFYSMFGFQRIGDLAWMAGDIRAKGFLLGATSGRTTLNGEGLQHQDGHSHIMAGTIPSCMSYDPSFSYELAVIIQDGMKRMYQDGESIFYYISLMNENYVQPALPEGSEEGIRKGMYLFKKAEGNSKKVQLMGSGSIFQEVMAAAKILKEEWKIDSDIWSIPGINQLHREGADCERYNMNHPEKKAKIPYVTKVLKGHDGPVVISTDYIRAYPEQIRRLIPNQTIILGTDGYGRSDSREQLRRFFEVDRYYIVLNALKGLVDQGDLKAEVLSQAIKKYDLDANKPNPMSV